In uncultured Desulfovibrio sp., one DNA window encodes the following:
- a CDS encoding ParB N-terminal domain-containing protein, producing MSQINELISFDVNKLYEHWDPHQKQENISSDKVAFYRHKIAHGETLKPIIIDGLSDETDQNGIPYIRTADGRHRLTACHEMGVKSIQALRTPVSVEASHLLEIVN from the coding sequence ATGTCGCAGATTAACGAGTTGATATCTTTCGATGTAAATAAGCTCTATGAGCATTGGGATCCACATCAAAAACAAGAAAATATATCTTCTGATAAAGTCGCATTCTATAGACATAAAATAGCACATGGAGAAACCCTTAAGCCGATCATTATCGACGGGTTATCTGACGAAACGGATCAAAATGGGATACCTTACATCAGGACTGCAGATGGAAGGCATAGGCTAACAGCATGCCATGAAATGGGCGTGAAGAGTATACAGGCTTTACGTACACCAGTATCTGTCGAGGCCAGCCATCTGCTGGAAATAGTCAATTGA
- a CDS encoding ParB N-terminal domain-containing protein, producing the protein MMSQAQATITLDMQKFYAHWDPQQKETVNRDKVDKYKLYIDAGKSLDPIVIDGVADAYIKIADGQHRLQASYEKGKKYVVALDTPGAREAKKLLENLA; encoded by the coding sequence ATGATGTCTCAAGCTCAAGCAACGATAACCCTAGACATGCAAAAATTTTATGCGCATTGGGATCCGCAGCAGAAAGAAACCGTGAATCGTGACAAAGTCGATAAATACAAGCTCTATATCGATGCCGGAAAGAGCCTTGATCCCATTGTTATTGATGGTGTCGCTGACGCATATATCAAAATTGCGGATGGGCAACACAGATTGCAGGCTTCGTATGAAAAAGGGAAAAAATATGTTGTTGCGCTCGATACCCCTGGGGCGCGCGAAGCCAAAAAACTTCTGGAAAATCTTGCCTGA
- a CDS encoding NAD(P)-dependent oxidoreductase, giving the protein MSKTLRVGWIGTGVMGHSMAGHILAAGFPLTVYSRTRSKAEALLHAGARWADSPLEVARHADVVFSIVGYPADVEDVMLGEQGALAGLAEGGILCDMTTSSPALARRMAEEAARKGCFALDAPVTGGDIGAREARLSIFVGGDAAAFERIRPCLSVMGTSLMHCGEAGKGQQAKLANQIAVAGVMFSVCESLLYAREAGLAVDQWLELVVPGAAGSTAMNTLGRRILTEDFAPGFFVDHFVKDLGLCLEECRRMGLVLPGTERAEECYRLLQAQGCGKLGTQSLICLLAKMSGKAC; this is encoded by the coding sequence ATGAGCAAGACATTGCGTGTCGGCTGGATTGGAACGGGCGTCATGGGGCATTCCATGGCCGGGCATATTCTCGCGGCGGGATTTCCGCTGACGGTCTACAGCCGCACGCGGTCCAAGGCCGAGGCGCTGCTGCATGCCGGTGCCCGCTGGGCTGACAGCCCGCTGGAGGTGGCCCGGCATGCCGATGTGGTCTTTTCCATCGTGGGCTATCCCGCTGATGTGGAAGACGTGATGCTGGGAGAACAGGGCGCTCTGGCCGGCCTGGCCGAGGGGGGGATTCTCTGCGACATGACCACATCCAGCCCGGCGCTTGCCCGGCGCATGGCGGAAGAGGCTGCCCGCAAGGGATGCTTTGCCCTGGATGCCCCTGTCACCGGCGGCGACATCGGCGCACGCGAAGCCCGTCTGTCCATCTTTGTGGGGGGGGATGCCGCTGCCTTTGAACGCATTCGCCCCTGCCTTTCCGTTATGGGAACGTCTCTCATGCACTGCGGCGAGGCCGGCAAGGGACAACAGGCCAAGCTGGCTAATCAGATTGCCGTGGCCGGGGTCATGTTCAGCGTCTGCGAATCTCTCCTCTATGCCCGTGAAGCCGGTCTGGCGGTGGACCAATGGCTGGAGCTGGTGGTTCCGGGCGCTGCCGGCAGCACGGCCATGAATACCCTGGGACGCCGTATCCTCACGGAGGATTTTGCGCCTGGCTTCTTTGTGGACCATTTTGTGAAGGACCTTGGCCTCTGCCTTGAGGAATGCCGCCGCATGGGGCTTGTTCTGCCCGGAACAGAGCGTGCCGAGGAATGCTACCGCCTGCTCCAGGCCCAGGGGTGCGGCAAGCTGGGCACCCAGAGCCTTATCTGCCTGCTGGCAAAAATGAGTGGCAAAGCCTGCTGA
- a CDS encoding SUMF1/EgtB/PvdO family nonheme iron enzyme, which translates to MKSEFFRPMASLWLAGLALLLSLYALPGDAQAALVPKDSVSLEAATNPHPDADDIILPMPGGVTMAFKLVAVLARGLLWDMPMRPGRDDSSNMERAFYDRRYNAALSGPFSSEDLPAAWKNRMPKGNHYFYLVAKYEVSQLQYRAVMDDTPPDTAHLRKDDARPVTDISWYDAVAFTQRYTDWLLKNAPDSLPHFSNDNKNVGFVRLPTETEWEYAARGGQMAGAQQLSQEDFFPLPAGASYADYAVYRPEGASRIEERAARIGSRKPNPLGLYDTAGNVAEMVLDAFRFSIAGRLHGSAGGFVRKGGSYLSGEAEIMPGRREEYPFFMQDGPAHARDLGFRPVISGINTPGGHRPDTLLAEWQKAGEGVRQDQKAGRNPLEELDSMLAQAPNDGVRKNLLALRDTIKENNIMQERQKQLEALSLLRSGLYIIETIRNYSSRQKSMENQLPLMRDDLKKATGKVRTRLQDLINKTSNARDEYGVAIERSLSFYHSKLEEAADIDPALFDECMQQLGKDFVGNDIFNANMRRNMAIFTSQTRKVREGKAVNRRRLLQQILAK; encoded by the coding sequence CTGAGTTTTTTCGCCCCATGGCCTCTCTTTGGCTGGCCGGGCTTGCCCTGCTGCTGAGCCTGTATGCCCTGCCCGGCGATGCCCAGGCTGCCCTTGTGCCCAAGGACAGTGTTTCCCTGGAAGCCGCCACCAATCCCCATCCAGACGCTGACGACATCATTCTGCCCATGCCTGGCGGAGTGACCATGGCCTTCAAGCTGGTGGCTGTCCTGGCCAGGGGGCTGCTCTGGGACATGCCCATGCGTCCCGGCCGCGATGACAGCAGCAATATGGAACGCGCCTTCTACGACCGGCGCTACAATGCGGCCCTGTCCGGTCCCTTTTCCAGCGAAGACCTGCCTGCTGCCTGGAAAAATCGTATGCCCAAGGGCAATCACTACTTTTATCTTGTGGCCAAATACGAAGTTTCGCAGTTGCAGTATCGTGCTGTCATGGATGATACGCCGCCGGATACCGCGCATCTGCGCAAGGATGACGCTCGCCCCGTGACCGACATCAGCTGGTATGACGCCGTGGCCTTTACGCAGCGCTATACGGACTGGCTGCTCAAGAATGCGCCCGACAGCCTGCCACACTTCAGCAATGACAACAAAAACGTGGGCTTTGTGCGTCTGCCCACGGAAACGGAATGGGAATACGCGGCCCGCGGGGGGCAGATGGCCGGTGCGCAGCAGCTCAGTCAGGAGGATTTTTTCCCTCTCCCGGCCGGTGCGTCCTATGCCGACTATGCTGTCTACCGGCCAGAAGGCGCCAGCCGCATCGAGGAACGCGCCGCCCGCATCGGTTCCCGCAAGCCCAATCCGCTGGGCCTGTATGATACGGCAGGCAATGTGGCGGAAATGGTGCTGGATGCGTTCCGCTTTTCCATTGCCGGCCGTCTGCACGGCTCAGCTGGCGGCTTTGTGCGCAAGGGCGGATCCTATCTGTCCGGCGAGGCGGAAATCATGCCAGGGCGTCGGGAGGAATATCCCTTCTTCATGCAGGACGGGCCTGCGCATGCGCGGGACCTGGGGTTTCGGCCCGTCATTTCCGGCATCAATACGCCGGGCGGGCACCGTCCTGATACCCTGCTGGCTGAATGGCAGAAAGCCGGCGAAGGTGTCCGCCAGGACCAGAAGGCCGGCCGTAACCCCCTGGAGGAGCTGGATAGCATGCTGGCCCAGGCGCCCAATGACGGCGTCAGGAAAAATCTGCTGGCCCTGCGTGATACCATCAAGGAAAACAATATCATGCAGGAGCGCCAGAAGCAGCTTGAGGCCCTTTCGCTGCTGCGCTCTGGTCTGTATATCATCGAAACCATCCGGAATTATTCCAGCCGCCAGAAGTCCATGGAAAATCAGCTGCCCCTCATGCGGGATGACCTCAAGAAGGCCACCGGCAAGGTCAGGACACGCCTGCAGGACCTGATCAACAAGACCAGCAATGCCCGCGACGAATACGGCGTGGCCATTGAGCGCTCGCTTTCCTTCTATCACAGCAAGCTGGAAGAGGCTGCGGATATTGACCCTGCCCTGTTTGACGAATGCATGCAGCAGCTGGGCAAGGACTTTGTGGGCAATGACATTTTCAATGCCAATATGCGCCGCAACATGGCCATCTTCACCAGTCAGACCCGGAAAGTGCGTGAAGGCAAGGCCGTCAACCGGCGTCGCCTGCTGCAGCAGATACTTGCCAAGTAA